The window AGTACTCGGGATCAGCTGGGGACGCACGCTGAGTGACGTTGCCGAGCAGCTCGAAGACGGGTGGGCTCGCGGGGTGCGGGTCGTCCAGGTCAACGGTGGTGTCCCGCTGAGCCGCACACAGGGAAGCGCTGCAACGACCGCTCTGACAATCGCGCAGAAAGCGGGCGGCCAGGCGACGATCCTGCCGAGCCCCGCCATTCTCGAACATGCCGCCACGAAGGCGGCCATCGAATCGGACCGGGCCGTCGCCGGCATTCTCGACCTCGCGGCATCCGCTTCTGCCTACCTCTTTAGCGCTGGCGTCGCCGACGCGTCGAGTGTGCTCGTCGAGAGCGGGTACCTCACCGCCCAGGATGTTGCCGGCCTGGTAGAGAAGGGTGCGGTCGGCGACGTTGTCGGCCGGTTCATCGGCGCAGACGGCGAGATCGTGGACACCGACCTTGACGCCCGGACCGTCGGCATCGGTCTGGAAGGGCTGCGCGCCGCGGAGACGTCGGTGCTGGTCATCGCGGGGGAGTCAAAGCACGCCATCGCCCGCGCCGTCGTAACCGGCGGGCTCTGCTCCGTGATCGTCACCGACGAGGCGACGGCTCGCTCGCTTATCGAGGCCGTCCCTGCAGGCCAGGTTCCTCCCCTTCAGCTTTCGCACGACACCGAGCACGCGCCATCACACGCGCCCAGTTCTTCACACCGGCCAGCGCCTGCGCAGGCCGCAACGCAAGGAGCACACTCATGACCATCGACCTTCCCGTGCCAGCACAGACCGTGCTCGCGCCGGCAGAGCGTGCGATTCGGCTCATCGGCGCCGATCTCACCGAGACCAGCCTGAAACGCCACCTCGACGGCATCCCGGGGGTAGACGCTGTGGGCCTCGAAGCCCGCGCGGCGAGCCTCGGTGGACGTTCGATCAAAACAACCTCGAAGGCCTGGGCGATCGACAAGATCATCTCGCTCATCGACCTCACCACGCTTGAGGGTGCCGACACCCCCGGCAAGGTGCACTCACTCGCGTCTAAGGCGATCACCCCCGACCCCGGCGATCCCACGGCACCCCGCGTTGCGGCGGTATGCGTATACGGCGACATGGTGGCGGATGCTGTCGCCGCCTTGGGTGCGCACCATGGCGACCCCGATCGCGGTGGCATTAACGTGGCGGCTGTCGCAACGGCATTCCCCAGCGGGCGATCCTCGCTCGACGTCAAAATCGCCGACACATCAGAGGCTGTCGCGGCGGGTGCCGACGAGATCGACATGGTCATCGACCGGGGCGCCTTTCTGAGCGGTCGCTACGGTGTTGTGTTCGATCAGATCGTTGCGGTCAAGGCAGCCTGCCGCAGGGCGGACGGCGGCTATGCGCACCTCAAGGTCATCCTGGAGACGGGAGAACTGAATACCTACGACAACGTTCGCAAAGCATCCTGGCTCTCCATTCTTGCTGGCGCCGACTTCATCAAGACCAGCACGGGCAAAGTGCAGCCAGCGGCGACCCTGCCCGTCACCGTCAGCATGCTTGAGGTTGTGCGCGACTGGCACCGCCTCACGGGAGAAAAGGTGGGCGTCAAGCCCGCGGGCGGCATCAGTACGTCGAAGGATGCGATCAAGTACATCGTGGCGGTTGCCGAGATCGTCGGCGAGGACTGGCTGCAGCCGCACCTGTTCCGGTTTGGCGCATCGAGCTTGCTGAACGATGTGCTCCTGCAGCGCCAAAAGATCACCACCGGCCACTACTCGGGCCCCGACTATGTCACCGTCGCCTAAGGAGCACTCAATGTCTTTTCTCGAATATGCCCCGGCCCCTGAGTCGCGAGCGATCCTGAACCTGCGGCCCAGCTATGGGCTCTTTATCGACGGCGACTTCGTCGACGGCAGCGGAGCAGGTTTTCAGACCATCTCGCCGGCGACCGAGGAGCACATCGCCGACATCGCCACGGCCTCCGCTGCGGATGTCGACCGTGCTGTCGCCGCCGCCCGTCGCGCCTATGACACGACCTGGTCGCGCATGAGCGGCTCAGACCGCGGCAAGTACCTGTTCCGCATCGCACGTCTGGTGCAGGAGCGCGCACGAGAGTTGGCCGTCGCCGAGAGCCTTGACAACGGCAAGCCGATCAAGGAGAGCCGCGATGTCGATGTTCCTCTGGTTGCTGCCTGGTTCTTTTACTATGCGGGATGGGCCGACAAGCTCGATCATGCGGGTCTCGGCCCCAACCCTCGGTCGCTCGGCGTTGCCGCTCAGGTCATCCCGTGGAACTTTCCGCTGCTCATGCTCGCGTGGAAGATCGCGCCTGCCCTTGCCGCTGGTAACACGGTCGTCATCAAGCCCGCCGAGACTACGCCGCTCACGGCGCTGATCTTCGCCGAGATCCTCCAGCAGGCAGATCTGCCCGCCGGTGTGGTCAACATCATCACGGGCGCTGGTGACACGGGCGCAGCCCTCGTCAACCACCCCGATGTCAACAAGGTTGCGTTCACGGGGTCGACCTCGGTCGGACGCGCGATCGCGAAGTCGACGGCGGGCACGGGCAAGAAGCTCACGCTCGAGCTCGGCGGCAAGGCCGCGAACATCGTGTTCGACGACGCCCCCATCGACCAGGCCATTGAGGGCATTGTCAACGGCATCTTCTTCAACCAGGGGCATGTCTGCTGCGCAGGTAGCCGCCTTCTTGTTCAGGAGAACATCCACGACGAGGTCATCGACCGTCTCAAGTCGCGCCTGTCAACCCTGCGCGTCGGCGACCCGCTCGACAAGAACACCGATGTCGGTGCCATCAACTCGCGCGAGCAGCTCGACCGCATTCGCGAACTGAGCGCAATCGGCGAGCAGGAGGGTGCCGAGCGCTGGTCTCCTGCGTGCGAGCTGCCCGAGAAGGGCTTCTGGTTCGCGCCGACGATCTTCACGAATGTGTCGCAGAGCCACCGCATCGCGCGCGATGAGATCTTCGGACCCGTGCTGTCGGTTCTCACCTTCCGCACCCCCGCCGAGGCTATTGCCAAGGCCAACAACACGCCATACGGTCTCTCGGCCGGCATCTGGAGCGATAAGGGCAGCCGCATCCTTGCGGTCGCCGACAAGCTTCGCGCCGGTGTCGTCTGGGCCAATACCTTCAACCAGTTCGATCCCTCCAGCCCCTTCGGTGGCTACAAGGAGTCGGGCTACGGGCGTGAGGGCGGCCGCCATGGTCTTGCCGCCTACCTCGAATCTTCGGGATGGAATGCCCCCGCTGCGCTGAGCGCGCAGCCCACTGCTAAGTCGACCCGCAAGTCCACAGGAAAGGCCGCCCGATGAGCCACCTCACGATTCCCAAGACCTACAAGCTCTTCATCGGCGGCAAGTTTCCCCGCAGCGAATCGGGGCGCGTATACGACATCGAGACCGCTAAGGGCGTCTTCGTTGCCAACGCCGCTCAGGCGTCGCGCAAGGATGCGAGGGATGCCGTTGTAGCGGCCCGCGCCGCGTTCTCCGGTTGGTCCGGTGCCACCGGATACAACCGCGGCCAGGTGCTCTACCGTGTCGCGGAGCTGCTTGAGGGTCGTCGTGCGCAGTTTGTTGACGAGATTCAGCAGACCGAGGGCGCTACCGCCGCGGCGGCGAATCAGCAGGTCGATGCGGCAGTGGATGCCTGGGTTTGGTACGCAGGCTGGGCAGACAAATACGTTCAGGTGGCGGGCAATGGCAATCCCGTCAGCGGGCCGTACTTCAACATCTCCACGCCAGAGGCGACAGGCGTTGTGGCTATTGTCGCTCCCCAGAAGTCGTCGCTGCTCGGCCTCGTGAGCGTGCTTGCTCCTGCGCTCGTCGCGGGCAACACGGTTGTGGTGATCGCCAGCGAGCAGGCTCCGCTCAGCGCAATTAGCCTCGCCGAGGTGCTCGCCACGAGCGATGTTCCTGCGGGCGTCGTCAACATCCTCACCGGCTCCGCTGGCGAGATCGCCCCCTGGCTCGCAAGTCACGCCGATGTCAATGCGCTTGATCTAGCGGGTGCGGGCGACATCGACTGGGTTGAGTTGCAGATCGCCGCCGCCGACACTCTCAAGCGGGTTTTGCCGCCCATCGACGGTGTCGCAGGACCGGCCGTCGAGCGCGTGACGTTCTTTACGGAAACCAAGACCGTGTGGCACACGAAGTCGCTCATCTAGGCAGCTCGGCCCGCGCTTACTCCATGAGAAATATTCTCATCTGAAATATCGGTTGCAAGTCGTAGTGTTGTCCGCATGCGGGGGCATAGAGAAGTTCAGGGGAATCATTCGTTGACGCGAGTTCGTCGCGTCCTGGCGTCGAGCGTTGTTCTGCTGTTGTCGATCGCGGGGGCGCTTCTTGCAGCCCCGGCGGCATCGGCGGCAGAAGAGGGCACCATTCACGCTCTCGTCAATCAGAGCAGAGCGGCGGCAGGGCTCGGCGCACTCACCTACAACGGTGCGCTCAGTCAGGTTGCTTTGGCGTGGGCAAACCAGATGGCCGCCAAAGGCGTTCTCTCTCACAATCCGTCGTATTCAACGCAGATCCCCGGTGGCTGGGGTCTTGCGGGGGAGAACGTTGCCCAGGGCTACGGCAGTGGTGCCGCCGTGCATCAGGGGTGGATGAATTCCGCAGGCCACAGGGCAAATGTGCTCGGCGACTACACGGACATCGGAATTGCTCATATCGCTGCCGGGGGCACGACGTGGTCGGTGGAAGTGTTCGCTAAATACGGCGCTAGTGTTGCGCTCCCCGCGCCGCCAGCTCCGGCTCCGGCTCCCGCACCCGCGCCGGCACCGGCCCCGGCCCCGGCGCGTTCGCCCGCTACGGCACCAGCTCCTGCTGCCGCTGACCCCGCCGCTGCCGCTGACCCCGCCGCTGCCGCCGAAGCCAGCGCTGCGGCGGAGCGGGATGCAGCGGAGCGGGCTGCACTCGACCAAGCCGCGGCGGAGGGCGACAAGTCGCGTGCGGCAGACCAGGCAAGGCCGCCGCTTCGCGCAGGCGATGTTGCGCCCGACGAGCTGTTCGCCGTGCAGGACACCGTGCCGGACGCCGATTCTGATGGCCTTTTCGACGCAGTTGATGGTGCCGACAGCGCAGCAAGCGCAGACGCCGTTGCCGTCGGTTCTGCGCCATGGGCAGCGCCCGTCGCGGCAGCACTAGCGGCTCTTCTGGCGCTTGCTGGGAGTGCAGTGGTAGTGGCTCGAGTCGGAATCTCCCGCGCGAAATAAATGTAACGAAAAGATAACGTTCGCCGCTATAGTGGCGTCAACCCGCACGCGCGGGTCGACGCGACGAGCAATGAGGCGAGTTGATGGCAACGCACTATCGCGCACGGATGAACGGCTCCGACCGGGTCGCGCTGCAGGTTGTGCGCAGGGGGATGACCGCCTCTGCGATGACGCTCGGGCTGGTCCTCGTGCTTATTCTCGGGCCCGCTGCAGAGCGCTCGACGGCGGCGACGATGTTCGGCACCCTTCGAGCGCCAGGGGAGCCCGCTCTCATCGCTGGCCACAGGGGAGACCGCTCGACTGCGCCGGAGAACACAATCGCGGCTCTCACCGCAGCCCTCGCCGGGCCCATGGTCTTTGTTGAGACCGATGTGCGTCTTACGTCAGACGGCGTGCCCGTTCTCATCCACGACGAGACCGTCGACCGCACCACAAACGGCACGGGGCGAGTCGATGAGATGACGTTCGCCGAACTTCGTTCTCTCGATGCGGGCTCATGGTTCAGCTCCGTCCACTCCGGCGAGCACATCCCGAGCCTCGAAGAGTTTCTCGACCTACTGGCGGAGTCGCGCAAAAAGGCAATGATCGAACTCAAAGGGGTCTGGTCTCCCGAGTCGGTTTCGCTTGTCGATTCGCTCCTTGCGGAGTCAGGAATGCGCTCCCGAGTCGTCCTTGCGAGCTTCGAGCCAGAGACCCTGGCGGCCGCGCAGTCACATGCTCCCAGCGTCGAACGTGCGATTCTGGGCCGGGAGATGCTCACTGACCCGGTGGCGGAGGTATCAGCCGTCGGTGCGATTGCCTTGATTACCAATGCAAAGGTGCTTGCAGCCAACCCCGGTCTTGTCGACTCTCTTCACGATGTCGGCCTGGGAGTGCTGATTTACACGCTTAACGAAGAGCAGAGTTGGGCCGAGGCGCTCGCGATGGGGGTCGACGGAATCATCACCGACACACCAAGTTCGCTCGACGGATGGCTTGCCGATACGGCTCCGGGAACCTAGCGTTCTTTCAGTGACACCCTTCAGGATGGGTGCACTGGCAGGAGGCTAGCGATGGGTGAGCAACTGGACGATAGACGAATGATTGCATTCGTCGGCGACAGCATTACGGCGACGGGCGACTGGCAGGCGTGGTTCCCCGACGACGACATCATCAACTTCGGGGTGCCCGGCTATACGACCGACGATGTCATCGAGAGACTCGATGACATCATCGACAGCGCGCCAGACGACATCCTGATGCTGATTGGCACCAACGACCTCGGCCTTCGGTACTCCGTCGAGCACCTCGTGCGAAACACCGAGACGGTCTTGGTCGAACTGCGGCGAGAACTGCCCGGCACTCGGATGCTCGTGCAATCGATCATGCCGCGAACGCCGGAGTTCGCGCCTCTGATCACTGACGCCAACATCCATCTCCGCCAGTTCAGCTCAACGGTGAGGGCTCAGTACCTTGACCTGTGGCCAGCGCTCGCCACGGCAAGTGGCGCCCTCAATGAGCGGTTCACGGAGGATGGCTTGCATCTCAACGGCGCCGGCTACGAGGCGTGGCTTGAGGAGCTGCGGCCGGGGCTAGAGCGGTTGCGTGATCTGCCGCCCATGAGCAGGCCGTTGCATGTCATCGACGGCCTGATCTGAGTCACAGACCAGCGACGATCTCGCGGTAGAAATCGATACCGCGCAGCCAGGTCGAAATGCGAATTCTCTCGTTCTTGGCGTGCAGGGTGCCGCGCTCGTCTGCTGACATCTCGAACGGGCTGAAGCGGTAGACGAAATCGCTAATGCGGGTGAAGTGACGGCTGTCGCTTGCCCCGAGCATCACATACGGCGTCACGATGGTGCCGGGGTACGTGCGCTCGATGCTTGTGCGGACGAGGTTCCAGGCCGGCCCCGCCGTGGGGGAGACGATGGAGGGCTCGCTCGGTCGCTCGACGGCGATCGAGACGCGCTCGTCATTGACGGCCTTCTTCACATGGGCGACCGCCTCGGCGACTGAGGAACCGACGGCGACACGGATGTTCACCACAGCGGTGGCTCTCTCGGCGAGAGCGTTTTCTGCTGCGGCGCCCTGCAGCATCGTTACTGCCTGCGTTGTGCGGGTTATTGCCCGTGTTTCATCGCTGAGACGGCCGAACAGTGACAGCAACAGCGGCTTAGTGAGCCACAGCTGAGTAAACGCGAAGCGGAGCGGGTCGCGGGCATGCGCGCCGAGGGTGCGGATCATCTCGATGTTGGTTGCTGTGAAGCGGCCGGGGAACGGTGTGCGGTTGAGCGCCACTATGGCCCGCGCTAAGCGCACGGTTGCCGTCTGGCGCGGCGGGGTTGAGGCGTGACCTCCGTCTTGATCCACGGTCATCGTGAGGGTCATAATTCCCTTTTCGGCCACGCCGACGACCGCAATGGGGTCGTCGACTCCGGGAAAGATACCCTCAACGATCGCTCCGCCTTCGTCGCTGACAAAACCCGGGCGAATGCCGCGCGCCTCGAGAAGATCAACGATCTGCCGCGCACCGTCCCCTGCAGTCTCTTCGTTGTGCCCGAAGCAGAGATAGATGTCGTTCCTCGGCGTGAATCCCTCGCTGAGTGAGGCTTCTACCGCCTCGAGTATTGCGGCGAGACTTCCTTTGTCGTCGAGCGTGCCGCGCCCCCACATCACGGCGTCATCGGCGCTGCCCGAAACGTGCGCCGAGAATGGCGGATGCTGCCAGCCGTCGTCCGTGGCGGCCACGACGTCGTAGTGGGCCATAAGTACGCCCGGATTCCCATGCTCGCGCCCCCGCCACCGGTAGATCATCGAATAGTTGGCAACGAGTTCACGCTCCAGTTTGGCGTGCACCAGCGGGTAGAGCTCGGGCAGAACTTCGAGAAACCTGCGGAACGGAGCCCAGTCGGTCTCACTCTCGTCGGAGCGCGACACCGTCGGGATGCGGATGAGCTGTTGTAGGCGCTCTATCGCCGCGGCGTGCTCTCCCGGGAGCGGCGAGGCCTCCCGCGATTCTCGCTCTGCAGAGGCTCGTCGGTC is drawn from Salinibacterium hongtaonis and contains these coding sequences:
- a CDS encoding sugar-binding transcriptional regulator, with translation MSDELLMVRAAELYYEDGKTQDEIGALLHTSRWKVGRLLSRARERGIVRIEIVHPRARRLALEHALRERFGLADAVVVPVGDDHDAQAAVARAAADFLAALRPVPRVLGISWGRTLSDVAEQLEDGWARGVRVVQVNGGVPLSRTQGSAATTALTIAQKAGGQATILPSPAILEHAATKAAIESDRAVAGILDLAASASAYLFSAGVADASSVLVESGYLTAQDVAGLVEKGAVGDVVGRFIGADGEIVDTDLDARTVGIGLEGLRAAETSVLVIAGESKHAIARAVVTGGLCSVIVTDEATARSLIEAVPAGQVPPLQLSHDTEHAPSHAPSSSHRPAPAQAATQGAHS
- the deoC gene encoding deoxyribose-phosphate aldolase, whose amino-acid sequence is MTIDLPVPAQTVLAPAERAIRLIGADLTETSLKRHLDGIPGVDAVGLEARAASLGGRSIKTTSKAWAIDKIISLIDLTTLEGADTPGKVHSLASKAITPDPGDPTAPRVAAVCVYGDMVADAVAALGAHHGDPDRGGINVAAVATAFPSGRSSLDVKIADTSEAVAAGADEIDMVIDRGAFLSGRYGVVFDQIVAVKAACRRADGGYAHLKVILETGELNTYDNVRKASWLSILAGADFIKTSTGKVQPAATLPVTVSMLEVVRDWHRLTGEKVGVKPAGGISTSKDAIKYIVAVAEIVGEDWLQPHLFRFGASSLLNDVLLQRQKITTGHYSGPDYVTVA
- a CDS encoding aldehyde dehydrogenase family protein — translated: MSFLEYAPAPESRAILNLRPSYGLFIDGDFVDGSGAGFQTISPATEEHIADIATASAADVDRAVAAARRAYDTTWSRMSGSDRGKYLFRIARLVQERARELAVAESLDNGKPIKESRDVDVPLVAAWFFYYAGWADKLDHAGLGPNPRSLGVAAQVIPWNFPLLMLAWKIAPALAAGNTVVIKPAETTPLTALIFAEILQQADLPAGVVNIITGAGDTGAALVNHPDVNKVAFTGSTSVGRAIAKSTAGTGKKLTLELGGKAANIVFDDAPIDQAIEGIVNGIFFNQGHVCCAGSRLLVQENIHDEVIDRLKSRLSTLRVGDPLDKNTDVGAINSREQLDRIRELSAIGEQEGAERWSPACELPEKGFWFAPTIFTNVSQSHRIARDEIFGPVLSVLTFRTPAEAIAKANNTPYGLSAGIWSDKGSRILAVADKLRAGVVWANTFNQFDPSSPFGGYKESGYGREGGRHGLAAYLESSGWNAPAALSAQPTAKSTRKSTGKAAR
- a CDS encoding aldehyde dehydrogenase family protein — translated: MSHLTIPKTYKLFIGGKFPRSESGRVYDIETAKGVFVANAAQASRKDARDAVVAARAAFSGWSGATGYNRGQVLYRVAELLEGRRAQFVDEIQQTEGATAAAANQQVDAAVDAWVWYAGWADKYVQVAGNGNPVSGPYFNISTPEATGVVAIVAPQKSSLLGLVSVLAPALVAGNTVVVIASEQAPLSAISLAEVLATSDVPAGVVNILTGSAGEIAPWLASHADVNALDLAGAGDIDWVELQIAAADTLKRVLPPIDGVAGPAVERVTFFTETKTVWHTKSLI
- a CDS encoding CAP domain-containing protein, coding for MTRVRRVLASSVVLLLSIAGALLAAPAASAAEEGTIHALVNQSRAAAGLGALTYNGALSQVALAWANQMAAKGVLSHNPSYSTQIPGGWGLAGENVAQGYGSGAAVHQGWMNSAGHRANVLGDYTDIGIAHIAAGGTTWSVEVFAKYGASVALPAPPAPAPAPAPAPAPAPAPARSPATAPAPAAADPAAAADPAAAAEASAAAERDAAERAALDQAAAEGDKSRAADQARPPLRAGDVAPDELFAVQDTVPDADSDGLFDAVDGADSAASADAVAVGSAPWAAPVAAALAALLALAGSAVVVARVGISRAK
- a CDS encoding glycerophosphodiester phosphodiesterase, translating into MATHYRARMNGSDRVALQVVRRGMTASAMTLGLVLVLILGPAAERSTAATMFGTLRAPGEPALIAGHRGDRSTAPENTIAALTAALAGPMVFVETDVRLTSDGVPVLIHDETVDRTTNGTGRVDEMTFAELRSLDAGSWFSSVHSGEHIPSLEEFLDLLAESRKKAMIELKGVWSPESVSLVDSLLAESGMRSRVVLASFEPETLAAAQSHAPSVERAILGREMLTDPVAEVSAVGAIALITNAKVLAANPGLVDSLHDVGLGVLIYTLNEEQSWAEALAMGVDGIITDTPSSLDGWLADTAPGT
- a CDS encoding GDSL-type esterase/lipase family protein is translated as MIAFVGDSITATGDWQAWFPDDDIINFGVPGYTTDDVIERLDDIIDSAPDDILMLIGTNDLGLRYSVEHLVRNTETVLVELRRELPGTRMLVQSIMPRTPEFAPLITDANIHLRQFSSTVRAQYLDLWPALATASGALNERFTEDGLHLNGAGYEAWLEELRPGLERLRDLPPMSRPLHVIDGLI
- a CDS encoding M20/M25/M40 family metallo-hydrolase — its product is MTTESTAGARSHDDRRASAERESREASPLPGEHAAAIERLQQLIRIPTVSRSDESETDWAPFRRFLEVLPELYPLVHAKLERELVANYSMIYRWRGREHGNPGVLMAHYDVVAATDDGWQHPPFSAHVSGSADDAVMWGRGTLDDKGSLAAILEAVEASLSEGFTPRNDIYLCFGHNEETAGDGARQIVDLLEARGIRPGFVSDEGGAIVEGIFPGVDDPIAVVGVAEKGIMTLTMTVDQDGGHASTPPRQTATVRLARAIVALNRTPFPGRFTATNIEMIRTLGAHARDPLRFAFTQLWLTKPLLLSLFGRLSDETRAITRTTQAVTMLQGAAAENALAERATAVVNIRVAVGSSVAEAVAHVKKAVNDERVSIAVERPSEPSIVSPTAGPAWNLVRTSIERTYPGTIVTPYVMLGASDSRHFTRISDFVYRFSPFEMSADERGTLHAKNERIRISTWLRGIDFYREIVAGL